A segment of the Oncorhynchus clarkii lewisi isolate Uvic-CL-2024 chromosome 11, UVic_Ocla_1.0, whole genome shotgun sequence genome:
aactgccttgttcaggggcagaacgacagattttcaccttgtcagctcgggggaactaatcttgcaaccttacagttaactagtccaacgctctaaccacctgcctctcattgcaccccacgaggagcctgcctgttacgcgaatgcattagaagccaaggtaagttgctagctagcattaaacttatcttataaaaaacaataaatcaatcataatcactagttatcaacacatggttgatgatattactagtttatctagcgtgtcctgcgttgcatataatcgatgcaacgctgggggatgatttaacaaaagcgcatttgtgaaaaaagcacaattgttggatgactgtacctaaccataaacaccaatgcctttcttaaaatcaatacacagaagtatatatttgtaaacctgcatatttagctaaaataaatccaggttagcaggcaatattaaccaggtgaaattgtgtgatttctcttgcattcattgcatgcagagtcagggtatatgcaacaattTGGGCAGCCTgactcattgcgaactaattagccagaattgtacataattatgacataacattgaaggttgtgcaatgtaacaagaatatttggacttagggatgccacctgttagatcaaatacagaacggttccgtatttcactgaaataaaaaacgttttgttttcgaaatgatagtttccggattcgaccattttaatgaccaaaggctcacatttctgtgtgttattatgttataattaagtctatgatttgatagagcagtctgactgagcgatggtaggcagcagcaggctcataagcattcattcaaacagcactttcgtgcgttttgccagcagctcttcgcaagcacagcgctgtttatgacttcaagcctatcagcctaatggctggtgtaaccgatgtgaaatggctagctagttagtggggtgcgcgctaatagcatttcaaacgtcactcgctctgagacttggagtagatattccccttgctctgcaagggccggggcttttgtggagcgatgggtaacgctgcttcgagtgtggctgttatcgatgtgttcctggttcgagcccaggtaggggcaagaagagggaaggaagctatactgttacactggcaatactatagtgcctataagaacatccaatagtcaaaggtgtatgaaatacaaatggtatagagagaaataatcgtttaaatactatattaactacaacctaaaacctctaaccttggaatattgaagtctcatgttaaaaggaaccaccaactttcatatgttctcatgttctgagcaaggaactgaaacgttagcttttttacatggcacatattgcacttttacttctccaacactttgtttttgcattatttaaaccaaattgaacatgtttcattatttatttgaggctaaatttatttttatttatgtattatattaagttaaaataagtgttcattcagtattgttgtaattgtcataattacaaataaaatcattttaaaaatcggccgattaatcggtatcggccttttggtcctccaataatcagtatcggtatcagcgttgaaaaatcataatcggtcgacctctagtagggACCAGAGAAATTCATGTTCATCACTCACCACATTAGGTCATCAGACGTTCTAAAAAAACATATCTCTACAAAAACAAataaatgctagctagctacgtttttCCTCGTTGGACCTGCGTTTTCAAGGTATCCAATTTCGGTTTGTGTGGTTGTTGGTTTAGCTTTTCTGTAAAGTTGTAGCAAGTACGGTCTGCATGTGTAGGTGTATATTGCGTCATGATTACAAGGTGTCCCAATATCTTTTCCAATTTTCCCGATATCCTTTCCAACTGTCCTGGTATCTGGTTTTAACGTccattctagaatgcccttctagccaatcagaaacaactattcaacaatgctgtggtataacacaaaatatcattacatttgaaatcaaccacaGCTTGAAACTCTAGGCCAATTGTATTGTCTATTTTAGTTGAATTCTGGGTTGAAtcgaaacaatagctgttgaggactttgcaaatgctatataggcctaaatagcataatgtaatatatattaatgataaagtatggtcacatttcatttgctctgttaaacctaccctttggaatgacatatatagcaacagtgaatctattttgTTTTTAAGTGGAGATTTTTCAACAATCATTCTCACAATTGCACATTGGTTATAatcagtgacaaatatcatagCTTGGCAGGGCTGGGCTTGGTTATAACTCTGGATAGGAGTGAAAGGGTAGATaaattctccagtaggaggtgctgccaaGCTTATAGTTAttttttttctgatagtggatattACGTTGAAGATCTGCCattgttttaaaggtacaaattcaacatatttcatacaaggtttgtctatgttgaacattggttaccatgatgacataatcctgcccttaaaacaacaacaattacAATTTATTTTCCACCTAGATTCCATGTCACAATATGTTAAATTACactgaaacaacgttgatttaaccTCTTTAACCTCTTTCTGTTCTGACCGATTCAGTGGGAGGGAAAGATTTCCCATGCAATATAATCAGAAGTGAGCTTTGCAAAGCTTATATCATCCACTGCATTTAATTTAATTATATTCCTTGACTTGCTCCTTTAAAGGAGCTTACACGATTGACGAATGTCCTCTATCTCACTTGGTTCGGCCCCAGGCTCTAGTTCTTTGAGGAACTGTAAATATCTAGTGTAGGGCTGCCATTTTTATTACCCTCCCCTTTCAGCTTACCTTGCCCGTGCTTGTTGCTTTCCCAAAGGTGACTTTGTACTGCAGTTCATCAGCGAAGACGTCCCGGATGGTTCTCTGTTGGTTCTGCTTATTGAACAGGGCTGTGAGAGGGTCTTCTACATACAGGGTGATCTTCCTTTTGTCTTTGCTCACCTCGATCTTGAACTCAGGTCTGCCTATAAGCGCTGGAAGGGAAATAACAGTAGAGATTGACATGCTTGCTTGTCACATTTGGAGCCACTTCGCATGTGGAAAATATAGTATGCACTAGTATGGCAGTGCAACCAAAGGTTTCTATAACAATGGGGTGCTTGTCTGGGTAAATGTGGAAAATGTGTATTGATAAGACTATAGACAGGTGGTAGTTGGGTTACTTAGTGTCTTCGTAGGGACAAAATAGTATAAATGGTATGACATGTAGTGTAGGTGGCTGCGATGCAATACTTACTGTCTTCGTAGGGGGTGAACCTCTCTGAGGTTGTGTGGGGGAACTCTATGAGGTCAGAGTTCACACCACGTAGAGGTTCTGAGAGGACATCAGCAGAGTATATGGCCTTCAGGTCCACCAGAGAGTTGGACAGGTCACACTCTGTCTCCATAGTCCTGATACAGTGTTGGTTCTTCTTTCTGTTCTGACCGATTCTGAAATAAAGAAGATATTTATGATACAGTCACAACATCGTTCTGATACTGTTagcgttcctctctctctgttctggccAATACTGAAATAGACATAATGGTAGGTTTCAGTCAAAGGATTATCATTATcttcaaacatgttttttttgttctaTTTAGGTCATTCATTGGGTCTGGATTGATATCTTAGTTCAACAATAAGAAAAGTACCACATTTTATTTTAATCTTTGACTTGCATTTTAATATTTATCTCattgcaccacatatcacacaaATTGtacttaaataaatacaaaatgtgtATTCCTTATTTTGTTCTTGAACTATTCACCAGGTTAAGATGCTTCAATTCCTGAAAATCATTTTAGCGGATCTAAAGTGTAGTCTGATCACAACTTTCCTCACATTTTTCCTGCTCTCCTAAATCTTTCCTGCCCTCCAACACATCACCCCgactcttgtgtgtgtgtgtgtgtgtgtgtgtgcgtgtgttccgTAAACCAGTAATATCAGTATGTAAATGCTTTACTTACACAGAATATTCAACGGTGTATGAATAGTTGGTGGGTTTAGGATCCCACATAAgcagtgttttgaagttgatagACAACCAAGAAACGTTCTGTGCCTTGGGATAGTCCCCTACAAAAAAAAGCAAGTTCAGTTAACTACATGTAATGTTAGACATTGACAATGAGTGAAACTTAAAATAATTAGGTACAGTGTGCCTTTTCATGAGAGGGTCACAGGGTGCATTGCCTGTACTGTAAACCAGACTGGTTCCAAGAAATTCCCAACGAATAATTAGGACATAATGGCTTTTAAATGCAGTATCAGCATCATTTGATTAATCCATATTCTGTCGTTCTAGTGTACAGTGTTTAGGATTGTAGGATATATTTTAATTGTTCATGATGTTTCTGACTCACCTGAAACACAGTTTGTAAAAAAGAATGCAGAACACATTGTGGTAAAAATTACCCTTTCCATTTTCAACATTGTATATCCCAACAAGTCAGTGTAAAAACAGTAATCCCGTCGAGGTAGAGTTAGGTGAATGCGGAATTTAGACGCACACAGCAGCGGTGGTCTCAAAAGTAATACAACTCTCTCTTTGTTTAGAAAAATCCCTTTGAACAGGCGCGCGTCTCGGGGGGAATAAATGATGGCGAGATTAGAATGGGGTGGTCGGCGACGATTCACCTCTGATAATTCAGTCTCCTTGTCTCAGCCAGCTATATCTGTCAAACGTACTGTCTAGCGATATAAAGACGCGTGTGTCGACCAAATAAGGATTGTCCGGTTTGTGGTTTCATGCCTGGTGGGATGGGCTTATGAGAGTTTATTGTATTGCAACTTGCTGAATTGTATGTGATGAGAAAATGATCGTAGCCTGTATTTCAAACAGCAGCTGCTGTGTCGCTCCACCAATGTTCGGTCAAAAAAGTATCGACACTGAAactgcaacaatttctaagaatTACAAGGACAAGGACATCTgtaaattgaaatgaattcatggatttcacatgactggaaaaactgatatgcatctgttggtcacatatacctAAAGAAAAAGGTAGGGGCAGAAAACCAGTTagcatctggtgtgaccactgtttgcctcatgcagcaggACACATTTCCttagcatagagttgatcaggctgttaaatattgtcccactccttttcaatggcaGTACAaatttgctggatattggcgggaacttgaacacgctgtcatacacatcgatccagagcatcccaaacatgcgcAATGGGTGGCATgtatggtgagtatgcaggcaatggaagaactgggatattttcagcttccaggaattgtgtac
Coding sequences within it:
- the LOC139420370 gene encoding coagulation factor IIIa isoform X3; this encodes MLKMERVIFTTMCSAFFFTNCVSGDYPKAQNVSWLSINFKTLLMWDPKPTNYSYTVEYSVIGQNRKKNQHCIRTMETECDLSNSLVDLKAIYSADVLSEPLRGVNSDLIEFPHTTSERFTPYEDTLIGRPEFKIEVSKDKRKITLYVEDPLTALFNKQNQQRTIRDVFADELQYKVTFGKATSTGKKTKISASSEIELDRRDVDPGVSYCFNVQAYIPSRSTDKQLGELSQRQCSPGDDKSVFEEYGIGVIATFILLIIMIIVVAIGVTVVCCKRRRNANRSGKEGVPLRSV